One window of Candidatus Methylomirabilota bacterium genomic DNA carries:
- a CDS encoding UDP binding domain-containing protein, giving the protein ARILVLGVAYKADIADTRDSPALEIIAALRRKGARVAYHDPLVPELAVDGAMLVAGPWPDPELAAYDVVLILTAHAGYDWAAIAREARLVVDTRNATGALGPIAHVLRL; this is encoded by the coding sequence GGGCCCGGATCCTGGTCCTGGGGGTGGCGTACAAGGCCGACATCGCCGACACGCGCGACTCGCCGGCCCTGGAGATCATCGCCGCCCTCCGGCGCAAGGGGGCCCGCGTCGCCTATCACGACCCCCTGGTTCCCGAGCTGGCCGTGGACGGCGCCATGCTGGTGGCCGGGCCCTGGCCGGATCCCGAGCTGGCGGCCTACGACGTCGTGCTCATCCTCACCGCGCACGCAGGCTACGACTGGGCGGCGATCGCCCGAGAAGCGCGGCTCGTCGTCGACACCCGAAATGCCACCGGCGCGCTGGGGCCCATCGCCCACGTCCTGCGCCTGTAG